The proteins below come from a single Gordonia pseudamarae genomic window:
- a CDS encoding MSMEG_0572/Sll0783 family nitrogen starvation response protein, giving the protein MPSFDPAIADNIATSLAEIPHPSLPKGSNIYGGTKIFPDYQAHEGESYFTLVHGIAHESSVSFVAVLQATRALRKGFDSTMYFYGPGAINCLATRGFPTTGDSGFPGEQNINNSLETFIAEGGAVFCCRFGLALHGGREEDLIDGVIPAHPLDVQDALIHFARKGAIINSTYMV; this is encoded by the coding sequence GTGCCTTCTTTCGATCCCGCCATCGCCGACAACATCGCCACCTCCCTCGCCGAGATCCCCCATCCGTCACTTCCCAAGGGCTCCAACATCTATGGCGGCACCAAGATCTTCCCGGACTATCAGGCCCACGAGGGCGAATCGTACTTCACCCTCGTACACGGAATCGCCCACGAATCGTCGGTGTCCTTCGTCGCCGTCCTGCAGGCCACCCGCGCGCTGCGCAAGGGATTTGACTCGACGATGTACTTCTACGGTCCCGGAGCCATCAATTGCCTTGCCACGCGCGGATTTCCGACAACCGGAGATTCCGGATTCCCGGGTGAGCAGAACATCAACAACTCCCTCGAGACGTTCATCGCCGAGGGCGGCGCCGTGTTCTGCTGCAGGTTCGGTCTCGCGCTGCACGGCGGCCGCGAGGAGGATCTGATCGACGGCGTCATCCCAGCGCATCCCCTGGACGTCCAGGATGCCCTCATCCACTTCGCCCGCAAGGGCGCCATCATCAACTCGACCTACATGGTGTAG
- a CDS encoding carbon-nitrogen hydrolase family protein, whose translation MVVIGSVAANFTRDLEQNYRVIAEFTTRAREQNVDLVVFPEAAIGGYLSSLGNHGDTVKNTGRSLPPAIRLDGPEIARVQSIIGDLVIAIGFCELADDGRTRYNAAAILDGDRVYGTYRKVHQPLGENMSYSPGGDYGVFDTPVGRVGLQICYDKAFPEAARVMALDGAEIIASLSAWPAARTATAENLQDDRWTYRFNLFDAARALDNQVFWVASNQSGTFGSLRYVGNAKIVDPGGNTLATTLLDSGMAVAKVDIAETFATMRAGMFHLRDRRPDVYTPLIDLDPTGAAGWRRSAHA comes from the coding sequence ATGGTTGTCATCGGCTCCGTCGCAGCCAATTTCACCCGCGACCTCGAACAGAACTACCGCGTCATCGCCGAGTTCACGACCCGCGCCCGAGAACAGAATGTCGACCTCGTGGTTTTCCCGGAAGCAGCGATCGGCGGATACCTCTCGTCGCTGGGCAACCACGGCGACACCGTGAAGAACACGGGCCGTTCGCTCCCGCCGGCCATCCGTCTCGACGGACCCGAGATCGCGCGCGTGCAGTCGATCATCGGCGATCTGGTGATCGCGATCGGCTTCTGCGAACTCGCCGACGACGGCCGGACCCGCTACAACGCCGCCGCCATCCTCGACGGCGATCGCGTCTACGGAACCTACCGCAAGGTCCATCAGCCGCTCGGCGAGAACATGTCGTACTCCCCCGGCGGCGACTACGGCGTCTTCGACACTCCTGTGGGCCGAGTCGGACTCCAGATCTGTTACGACAAGGCATTTCCCGAGGCGGCCCGGGTTATGGCGCTCGACGGCGCCGAGATCATCGCCAGCCTGTCGGCCTGGCCGGCGGCCCGCACCGCGACCGCCGAGAACCTGCAGGACGATCGCTGGACATACCGGTTCAACCTGTTCGACGCAGCCCGCGCGCTGGACAATCAGGTGTTCTGGGTGGCCTCCAACCAGTCCGGCACATTCGGCTCCCTCCGCTACGTCGGCAATGCGAAAATCGTTGATCCGGGCGGCAATACCTTGGCCACCACCCTCCTGGACAGCGGTATGGCGGTGGCCAAGGTCGACATCGCCGAAACATTCGCGACGATGCGCGCCGGGATGTTCCACCTCCGCGATCGGCGGCCCGATGTGTACACACCGCTGATCGACCTCGACCCGACCGGGGCGGCCGGATGGCGGAGGTCGGCCCATGCCTGA
- a CDS encoding MSMEG_0570 family nitrogen starvation response protein — MPEMLFSVRWPDGRRREYYSPSLVMHDHLDVGGTYTVTDFRARSTTALSEASERVRAKFGFACTSAAMTTEQIHTDAAAFEDGATVQIVAMRPPLPTAATVGEVNP; from the coding sequence ATGCCTGAGATGCTGTTCTCCGTGCGATGGCCCGACGGCCGACGACGGGAGTACTACTCCCCCAGCCTCGTCATGCACGATCATCTCGACGTCGGCGGCACCTACACCGTCACCGACTTCCGCGCCCGCAGCACCACGGCACTGTCCGAGGCCTCCGAGCGAGTTCGCGCCAAGTTCGGCTTCGCATGCACCTCCGCGGCGATGACCACCGAGCAGATCCACACCGATGCAGCCGCTTTCGAGGACGGAGCGACCGTACAGATCGTCGCGATGCGGCCACCCCTGCCCACCGCGGCCACCGTCGGGGAGGTGAACCCGTGA
- a CDS encoding MSMEG_0569 family flavin-dependent oxidoreductase, with product MPPERIPVVVIGGGQAGLSVSWYLGAAGIEHLVVESATLVHAWSDKRWNNFTLVTPNWHCRLPGHVYDGPDPDGFMTRDEVVDWLASWLRTFTPPVREHTTVTRLRQLAGDGFELTLSGSDGPRVLHCEQVVVATGGYPLPITPPFAQSLDPAVTQLHSEQYFAPEQLPDGAVLVVGTGQSGTQIAEDLHLAGRTVHLAVGNAPRVARTYRGRDCMTWLSDMGIYDTPAAQYPGGKAAQEKTNHYVTGRDGGRDIDLRRFATEGMHLYGHLIGGKDTRLTFAPTLTASLDAADATYNSICADIDAHITAEGIDAPPPSRYRSVWEPADEPTELDLAEAGITSVIWSIGYRPDYRWIEASAFDGGGRPMQTRGVTQVPGLNFVGLPWMHTWGSGRFLGIDRDARHIAEVIAQSLDPAALDPEALNTEALNTGRRFRLAAGQ from the coding sequence ATGCCCCCAGAACGAATTCCGGTTGTGGTGATCGGCGGCGGCCAGGCCGGGCTCTCGGTGAGTTGGTATCTCGGCGCCGCGGGCATCGAGCACCTGGTTGTCGAGTCGGCAACCCTCGTCCACGCGTGGTCCGACAAGCGTTGGAACAACTTCACTCTCGTAACACCCAACTGGCACTGCCGACTGCCCGGCCACGTCTACGACGGTCCCGACCCGGACGGATTCATGACCCGCGACGAGGTGGTCGACTGGCTCGCGTCCTGGCTGCGCACATTCACGCCGCCGGTGCGCGAGCACACCACGGTGACGCGTCTGCGGCAGCTCGCCGGAGACGGATTCGAGCTCACCCTGTCCGGGTCGGACGGACCCCGCGTACTGCACTGCGAACAGGTCGTCGTCGCTACCGGCGGGTATCCGCTTCCGATAACCCCACCGTTCGCGCAATCACTGGATCCGGCTGTCACGCAGCTTCATTCCGAGCAGTACTTCGCACCCGAACAGCTTCCGGACGGGGCGGTGCTGGTCGTGGGTACCGGACAGTCGGGGACGCAGATCGCCGAGGATCTTCATCTGGCCGGGCGCACCGTGCACCTGGCGGTGGGCAACGCGCCGCGGGTGGCCCGTACCTACCGGGGCCGCGACTGCATGACCTGGCTCTCGGACATGGGAATCTACGACACGCCGGCGGCCCAGTATCCGGGTGGTAAAGCGGCGCAGGAGAAGACAAACCACTATGTCACCGGCCGCGACGGCGGGCGCGACATCGATCTGCGGCGTTTCGCCACCGAGGGGATGCACCTGTACGGGCATCTCATCGGCGGCAAGGATACGCGGCTGACCTTCGCGCCCACGCTCACCGCATCACTGGACGCCGCCGACGCCACGTACAACTCCATCTGCGCCGACATCGACGCCCACATCACCGCCGAGGGGATAGACGCGCCGCCGCCGTCGAGGTACCGATCGGTGTGGGAGCCCGCCGATGAACCCACCGAACTCGATCTCGCCGAGGCCGGGATCACCTCGGTCATCTGGTCGATCGGCTATCGGCCCGACTACCGCTGGATCGAGGCAAGCGCCTTCGACGGCGGCGGCCGGCCCATGCAGACCCGTGGTGTCACACAGGTTCCCGGACTGAACTTCGTCGGGCTGCCGTGGATGCATACCTGGGGATCGGGACGGTTCCTCGGGATCGACCGGGACGCCCGGCACATCGCCGAGGTGATCGCGCAATCGCTGGACCCCGCGGCACTGGACCCCGAAGCCCTGAACACCGAAGCCCTGAACACCGGCCGCCGATTCCGCCTCGCCGCGGGCCAGTAG